A portion of the Vicia villosa cultivar HV-30 ecotype Madison, WI unplaced genomic scaffold, Vvil1.0 ctg.001531F_1_1, whole genome shotgun sequence genome contains these proteins:
- the LOC131635683 gene encoding spermidine hydroxycinnamoyl transferase-like has product MVTITASYTVTPEESTPQGRLWLSDKDQVVCLRHVPTIYIYKPKQNHENAIHTLKNSLSKILVHYYPIAGRLCYAEEASRRIELNLNSKGAILLEAETTKEMNHYGDFSPSDLTKELVPIIDYTQPIEETPLFLAQLTRFHNNEGFAIGVTFSHPLSDGLGAIGFINSWAKVARGETLEPNEFPFLDRTILRFSHKPLKVPRFQHMELQPLPLILGRTDTSEERKKKTTAKSLKLSLEQVEKLKKKANEFQKGSSSRPFSRYEAVGAHIWRCASKARELEEKQESVVRFNGDIRKRMIPPLPKNIFMNALALIATKGYIGEITSKPLGYVSQKLREASELLTDEYIRSQIGVVRSFENMDDARDLFLGDETENAPYFGNPNFQLTSWMGMPCYEADFGWGKPVYFGLACVSPHDRALILLDPDEDGSVIVCLHFQMAHLELFNKFFYGDI; this is encoded by the coding sequence ATGGTTACCATTACAGCTTCTTACACTGTGACTCCAGAAGAATCAACTCCACAAGGTCGTTTATGGCTCTCCGATAAAGACCAAGTAGTATGTCTTCGCCATGTACCCACTATTTATATTTACAAACCAAAACAAAACCATGAAAATGCCATACACACTTTGAAAAACTCTCTCAGTAAGATTCTAGTTCACTACTATCCTATAGCTGGAAGATTGTGTTACGCAGAAGAAGCTAGTCGTCGAATAGAATTGAATCTCAATTCAAAAGGAGCTATTTTGCTTGAAGCTGAAACTACCAAAGAAATGAATCATTATGGTGACTTTTCACCTTCTGATTTAACCAAAGAGCTTGTTCCGATAATCGATTACACTCAACCTATTGAAGAAACTCCATTGTTTCTTGCTCAACTCACAAGGTTTCATAACAATGAAGGTTTTGCAATTGGGGTTACTTTTTCCCACCCTTTATCGGATGGACTTGGAGCCATTGGATTCATCAACTCATGGGCCAAAGTAGCAAGAGGAGAAACTTTAGAGCCTAATGAATTTCCATTTTTAGATAGAACAATACTCAGATTCTCACACAAACCGTTGAAAGTACCGCGTTTTCAACACATGGAATTGCAGCCTCTTCCACTCATTCTAGGAAGAACAGACACaagtgaagaaagaaagaaaaaaacaacgGCAAAATCGTTGAAACTCTCTTTAGAACAAGTTGAGAAGTTGAAGAAAAAAGCCAATGAATTTCAAAAAGGATCAAGCTCAAGGCCGTTTAGTAGATATGAAGCAGTTGGTGCACATATATGGAGATGTGCATCGAAGGCACGTGAGCTTGAAGAGAAACAAGAAAGTGTTGTTAGATTCAATGGTGATATTAGAAAGAGAATGATTCCACCTCTTCCAAAGAACATTTTCATGAATGCTTTGGCACTAATAGCAACAAAAGGGTATATTGGAGAGATCACATCAAAGCCTTTGGGTTATGTTTCACAAAAGTTAAGGGAAGCAAGTGAGTTATTAACAGATGAGTATATAAGGTCACAGATTGGTGTTGTTAGGAGTTTTGAAAATATGGATGATGCAAGAGATTTGTTTTTAGGTGATGAAACTGAGAATGCACCATATTTTGGGAATCCAAATTTTCAACTAACTAGTTGGATGGGAATGCCATGTTATGAAGCTGATTTTGGATGGGGGAAACCTGTTTACTTTGGATTGGCTTGTGTGTCTCCACATGATAGGGCATTAATTCTTCTTGATCCAGATGAAGATGGATCTGTTATTGTGTGTTTGCATTTTCAGATGGCACATTTGGAGCTTTTCAACAAGTTCTTCTATGGAGATATATGA